The Nicotiana tabacum cultivar K326 chromosome 14, ASM71507v2, whole genome shotgun sequence genome contains a region encoding:
- the LOC142168996 gene encoding uncharacterized protein LOC142168996: MASLTVLPCHSGKWNSESSYVDYSIEGILIKEYTSYNNLVASISKQLDIDLYSKSIKIEYKVDGNCTPMEIHNDMGYKVYVELKKVNREFEMYPLCITTIDKEVVAGGTSIQGDLVQIEEANQRCNFDTDDTLAIESVNSGEPIEVFELDTDLIISKTNQREVMVGQVYKDKATLKQVMEHYAISESYTLLCMSEDCEWRFKASSINKSQMFKVREFNDKHTCPLKDKVYEQRQTSSSLIGGMIRSKLTNHKRKYTPKDIIDDVKSDFGIDVSYMLVWQAKKKAMNFLRGEPADSYNKLPGYLYTMDMIYPGSHIRMVKSPQNEFMYVYISLYAFIKGFDHCRPIVVVDGSHLKSAYTGTFVSASTLDGAGHILSLAYGIIDSENGVAWSWFFEQFKEAYGERKNMCIVSDRNESIIKLVSRVYPMVPHFACKWHLWNKVYKKFKKSHSKLSEIYFLMARAYTQAKYDSLMEKVEKVDIRVKEYLELTGYKKWARLYAPVNRGWTMTSNIDELINASLVSARELPIYDFLEEVKKMFGRWNCSNRKEASHTYTTLGKQYLEMLTLNEAISTRMIMHFLSR; the protein is encoded by the exons ATGGCAAGTTTAACCGTGCTACCGTGTCATTCTGGTAAGTGGAATAGTGAGAGTAGCTATGTCGATTATTCGATTGAGGGGATACTGATAAAGGAGTATACGTCGTACAATAATTTGGTTGCTTCAATTTCGAAGCAACTCGACATAGATTTGTACTCAAAGTCAATTAAAATTGAATACAAAGTAGATGGAAATTGCACGCCAATGGAAATACATAACGACATGGGTTACAAGGTGTATGTAGAGTTGAAAAAAGTGAACAGAGAATTCGAGATGTATCCTTTGTGCATAACAACAATTGACAAAGAAGTTGTAGCTGGAGGTACTTCAATTCAAGGCGACCTTGTGCAAATTGAAGAAGCAAATCAAAGGTGTAATTTTGATACAGATGATACACTTGCTATTGAGTCTGTCAATTCAGGCGAACCAATTGAGGTGTTCGAACTGGACACAGATTTGATTATTTCAAAAACTAATCAAAGAGAGGTTATGGTTGGACAAGTATATAAGGATAAGGCTACATTAAAACAGGTGATGGAGCATTATGCAATATCTGAAAG CTATACATTATTATGTATGTCAGAGGATTGTGAATGGAGATTTAAGGCTTCTAGCATTAACAAATCACAAATGTTCAAAGTGAGAGAGTTCAATGATAAGCATACATGTCCGTTGAAGGATAAGGTGTATGAGCAACGTCAAACAAGCAGTAGTCTTATCGGTGGTATGATTAGGTCCAAGCTTACTAATCATAAGAGGAAATACACCCCAAAggatataattgatgatgtgaaGTCGGATTTTGGTATAGATGTTAGTTATATGTTGGTGTGGCAGGCTAAAAAAAAGGCAATGAATTTTTTAAGAGGTGAACCGGCTGATTCATACAATAAATTACCAGGGTACTTATATACAATGGATATGATATATCCCGGTTCACACATTAGAATGGTAAAATCACCACAAAATGAGTTCATGTATGTGTATATATCTTTGTATGCCTTTATAAAGGGGTTCGATCATTGTAGACCCATTGTGGTTGTGGATGGAAGCCACCTAAAATCGGCATACACCGGGACATTCGTCTCGGCCAGCACGTTGGATGGCGCAG GTCATATACTGTCACTAGCATATGGTATAATTGATTCAGAGAACGGTGTTGCTTGGTCgtggttctttgagcaattcaaggaAGCATATGGTGAGAGGAAGAACATGTGCATCGTTTCAGATAGGAATGAGAGTATCATCAAATTAGTATCGAGAGTGTATCCAATGGTACCGCATTTTGCTTGTAAATGGCATCTATGGAACAAAGTATAtaagaaattcaaaaagagtCATTCAAAGTTGAGCGAAATATACTTCTTGATGGCAAGAGCATACACACAGGCTAAATATGATAGTCTAATGGAGAAGGTGGAGAAGGTAGATATTAGGGTAAAAGAATACTTGGAATTAACTGGATACAAAAAGTGGGCTAGGTTGTATGCACCTGTTAACAGGGGATGGACCATGACATCAAATATTGATGAGTTAATCAATGCCTCACTTGTGTCAGCAAGAGAATTGCCAATATACGACTTTCTCGAAGAAGTTAAGAAGATGTTTGGACGTTGGAATTGCAGCAATCGGAAAGAAGCTTCACACACGTACACAACGCTTGGAAAACAATACCTGGAGATGCTTACTTTGAATGAGGCAATATCTACACGTATGAtt ATGCATTTCCTAAGCAGATAG